In Actinomycetota bacterium, the DNA window TGCCGCTGGAACTGTTCGGCCTCATCACCGGTCTGCCCGCCGGAACCGCGCAGGTCCCCTGGGATGGCCCCAACGTCCGGATCATCGAGCATCCGGCGCATGCACCGGGCCACGCGGCGTTGTTCGTCGAAGAACGCGGGGTCCTCGTCGCCGGCGACATGCTCTCCGATGTCTTGATCCCGATGCTCGACGACTTCGACAGCTCCGATGACCCGATGGAGGACTACCTCACGGGGCTGCGGCTGTTGGAGGGCGTGGCGGACGACGTTGATGTCCTCATCCCGGGTCACGGGTCCGTCGGCGGAGCCGATCAGGTACGCGCACGGATCGAACAGGACCGTGCATACGTGCTCGCCCTGCGCGACGGCCATGGTCCCGACGACCCGCGGATCGGCCCATCGGTCAAGCCCGGCTGGGAGTGGGTCGGCGATCTGCACGACGGGCAAGCCCAGAGCCTCGCCGAAAAGAACGAACGCGACGCGACGCCCGGCTAGCGATCCGCTTGTCTTCACGGAAACATCCCATCACTGTTCGAATGGACCTGCTTCAACGCCATGTATGACAGCGAAGCGGTCGGTGCCCTCGGCGATGACGCAGCGCTCCGGGATCGGCTCGCCAGCGAGGTCCTCGAGATGCGCTCGACCATTCGCACCTCGAACCAGCCGCCCGCGCCGTGAATGACCTCACCGTCCTCGGCTATGGGTTCACCATCGGACCCCAAGAGCGTGCGGTCGGCCCATCCCAGGCCCTCTTCCCACACCGGAATGGCACGTCGACCATTCGCGCTGACGCAGATGCATCCGTCGGTTTCGACGAGCACCCCCTGCACACGATCCTGGCAGGTACCGGGCCGTCCGGGTTCCACGTCGGGAAGAAGACCCCGGACTCGACCTCGGCGCCGCTTCCACACGCGACCAAGAAGAGCATGGCCACCAGAAGCCGCCGCATGAACCGAAGGTAGCAGTGGTGAGATCGAGCACGAAACGGCCCAGTTGGGTCGAGTCTGACCCTGACCGGCGCTGGAACCGGACCCTGGTCTGAACCGTCTAACGTTCCGCTCATGAAGAAGGCCGTGCTCGGCCGTCCTTGCCGCCGTCGCAGTCATTGGGATCGCTGGCGGCGTTTGGGCGTGGGAGAACATCGGGCCAGGCCGAGTCTGCGAGGTGTACCACTCGACGACGTTCGACTTCGGCGGCCCAGGTCGTCACACCTATCCAACGATCGAGGCCGCACTTGCGCGATTCGGACGCTACCCAGGCGTGAGGGGGAGCCTTCCCCCGGAGTCCCTGTTCCCCACCGACGAGCACTCTCCCGAGTTCGGGGCGACGGTGAATCCGGACCACCATCCCGACAGTCGGAACGGACGCTCTTACGACATCTGGAAGAACGGCGACGTCGTCCAGTCCGTGACGATCGACAGCCACAAACACGGCTGGTCGATCGGCGGCTACGGAGGATGCAGTCCGATACCGTGACTCCGCTGCCGGCGATGCGGCCGCACCAGAACTCACCGAAAGGCTGGCTGTGACAGAGCATGCGGTGGTGGTCGCCGGAGGAGGTCCGACAGGGCTGATGCTGGCCGGCGAGTTGGCCTTGGCGGGCGTGGACGTCGCCATCGTCGAGCGGCGCCCCAGCCAGGACCTCGCGGGCTCGCGATCGGGCGGTCTGCACGCACGCACGATCGAGGTGCTCGACCAGCGCGGCATCGCCGATCGGTTCCTGGCGGAAGGGCAGGTGGCTCAGGTCGCAGGGTTCGCCTTCAACCGCCTGGACATCAGCGACTTTCCGACGCGGCACAACTACGGGCTCGGGCTGTGGCAGAAGCACATCGAGCGCATCTTGGCCGGCTGGGTCGACGAGTTGGCCGTGACGTTCTATCGGGCCCGCGAGGTGACGGGCTTCACGCAGGACGACGATGGGGTCGACGTCCACGTGTCCGACGGTGGACCGATGCGGGCGGCGTATCTCGTCGGGTGCGACGGAGGACGCAGTGTGGTCCGCAAGGCAGCCGGCATCGAGTTCCCGGGGTGGGATCCGACGATGAGCGCCCTGCTTGCCGAGGTCGAGGTGGCCGAGGAGCCGGGCTTGGGCATCCGCCAGGACGAGCTGGGCACCCATTCCTTCGGCAGGGCGGAGTACGAGATCCGTGACGGGGAGATCGTCTTCGCGGACGAGGGGCCGCTTGGGGTTATGGTGACCGAACGGCAGCCGGCTCCTTCGACCGAACCGACGCTGCGTGATCTTAGCGAGGCGCTCATCACCGTCTACGGGACCGACTACGGGGTCCACAACCCGACGTGGGTCACCAGGTTCACCGACACGACCCGACATGCGGCGTCCTACCGGGACGGACGGGTGCTGCTGGCCGGCGACGCCGCAACGTGCATTCACCCGCGGGAGGACAAGGGCTCAACACCGGCGTGCAGGATGCGGTGAACCTGGGGTGGAAGCTGGCCCAGGTGGTCAAGGAGATATCGCCTCCCAGTCTCCTGGATACGTACCACGCAGAGCGCCATCCGGTCGCCGCCCGCGTGCTGCGTAACACGATGGCGCAAACCGCGCTCATGCGCCCCGCCGATGCGCGGCTCGAGGCCCTGCGCGAAACCGTGTCGGAGCTGCTGAGCATGGACGAGCCGCGCACGCGGTTCGCCGGGATGATGTCGGGTCTGGACATCCATTACGACCTTGGCGAGGGACATCCGCTGCTCGGCCGGCGCATGCCCGACCTCGACCTCGTCACCGCCGAAGGCCCACTGCGCGTGTTCACCCTGCTGCACGACGCCCGGCCCGTGTTGCTCAACTTCGGCGAGCGCGGCCTCGACATCGCACCGT includes these proteins:
- a CDS encoding MBL fold metallo-hydrolase, encoding MLTQVAEGVLVHQSELLENNAVVVRGRAGVLLIDPGLRGSEMACLADDLRELGQTVVAGFSTHPDWDHVLWHAELGEAPRYGTARCAAQMRDLLSNADWKARVAEGLPPEIAEDVPLELFGLITGLPAGTAQVPWDGPNVRIIEHPAHAPGHAALFVEERGVLVAGDMLSDVLIPMLDDFDSSDDPMEDYLTGLRLLEGVADDVDVLIPGHGSVGGADQVRARIEQDRAYVLALRDGHGPDDPRIGPSVKPGWEWVGDLHDGQAQSLAEKNERDATPG